Part of the Gemmatimonadaceae bacterium genome is shown below.
ACGAGGTGGCGCAGGATACCGCGCTCAACGTGAGCGAACGGGGCGACCGCGCGGTGATCGGAAAGTTCGAGGGCAGGGACCTGACGCACCCGTGGGCCGCGAACGTCATCGATCTGTGTCCCGTCGGGGCGCTCCTCTCCAAGGACTTCCTCAACAAGTCGCGGGCGTGGGAGCTGGATCGCACGCCGTCGGTCTGTCCGAACTGTACGCAGGGCTGCAACACGATCCTCGAGACGCGGGACAACATGGTGGTGCGGATGCGTCCGCGATCCAACCTGGACGTCAACCACTATTATCTCTGCGACGAGGGGCGCCTCGACTACCGCTGGATGAACCGGACCGACCGGCTCGAGGCGCCGCTCGTTAGGCGGGGAGACCGGCTGGCGGCCACCGACTGGGACGAAGCGCTGCGCGCCGCGGCGCTGCACCTGAACGGCAAGCGCGCGTTCGTGCTGGCCAGCCCGATGCTCTCCAATGAATCGCTGTGGGTGTTGTCGCGAATCATGAAGCACGGCGGCGGCGCGGGCGGGTTCCGCGTTAGGCGCGAGCCCGAGGCACCGCTGCCCGGCGTGCCCGACCTCGCCCGGCGCGCCGAGCGCGCCGCCAACGTGCGGGCGGCAGAGCTGTTCGGCTTCGCGAAAAGCGACACGCCGCTCGCCCGCATGCAGGAGGGCGACGTACTCATCGTGGCCGACCACGAGGTGGCCGCCGCCGATGCGCCAGCCCTGGCGAAAGCGAGCGCCGTGATCGTGATCGGCACGACGATGCCGGAGCTCGTCTCGAACGCGATCGTTGCGCTGCCTTCCACCAACGTGGCGGAAGAAGACGGCACCTTCACGAATCTGCGCGGCCGCGTGCAGCAGTATCGGCAAGCACGCGCGGCGCCGGGCATGTCGCGTCCCGTGTGGTGGTCCGGCGGCGATCTCCTCGTCTTCCTTGGGGAGCGCGCAGGCTACTACATCGCCAGCGAAGCGTTCGCGGCGCTCGCGGCCCAGCAGCCGGAGTTCGCGGGTATGTCATACGAATCGCTCGGCTTCAAAGGCCAGGCGCTCGCCGGTCAGGCGGTGGCGGCGGGAGGCGCGGCGCGATGAACACGTACGCCGCGTTGATGCTCTTCCAGCACGCGTACGATCCGCAGGCGCCGGTGCACGGCGCGCCGTGGCTCTGGTTCTCGATCATCAAGATTCTGGTGGTGTTCACCGTCCTCATGGTGACCATCGCCTATCTGACGCTGGCCGAGCGGAAAATCTCGGCGTGGATCCAGGACCGGCACGGGCCTAACCGGGTCGGGCCGCGCGGCCTGGCGCAGCCGCTCGCCGATGGGCTCAAGAACATCATGAAGGAAGAGACCTATCCGTCGGCGGCGTACGGCCCGTTGTTCATTCTCGCGCCGGTGATGTCGTTCATCCCCGCGCTGATCACCTTCGCGGTGATTCCGTTCGCCGCCCCGCTGCCGACGCCGTGGGGACTGGTGGACATGTCGATCGCCGACCTGCCCGTCGGGTTTCTGTACATCCTCGCGATCGCATCGCTCGGCGTGTACGGCATCGTGCTCGCCGGATGGAGCTCCAACAACAAGTACGCGCTGTTAGGCGGGCTCCGGTCGAGCGCCCAGATGGTGAGCTACGAGGTGTCGATGGGCCTCGCCGTCGTGGCCGTGCTCCTGTTGTCGGGCAACGTCTCGCTCAGCTCCATCGTCGCGAGCCAGGTGGCCACGGGGTGGTATTTCTTCCCGTTGCTCATTGGCTTTTTCCTGTTCCTCGTCGCTGCGTTCGCCGAGACCAACCGGCTGCCGTTCGACTTGCCGGAAGCGGAGTCGGAGCTCATCGCCGGTTATCACACCGAGTACAGCTCGATGAAGTTCTCGATGTTCTTCATCGCCGAGTACTCGAACATGACCACGGCCAGCGCGCTGCTCACGACGCTGTTCTTCGGCGGATGGGCCGTGCCATTCTGGACCACCGTGAACACGGCACCGTGGCATTGGTGGAAGACGGTGATCACGCTCGTGTGCTTCAT
Proteins encoded:
- the nuoH gene encoding NADH-quinone oxidoreductase subunit NuoH — its product is MNTYAALMLFQHAYDPQAPVHGAPWLWFSIIKILVVFTVLMVTIAYLTLAERKISAWIQDRHGPNRVGPRGLAQPLADGLKNIMKEETYPSAAYGPLFILAPVMSFIPALITFAVIPFAAPLPTPWGLVDMSIADLPVGFLYILAIASLGVYGIVLAGWSSNNKYALLGGLRSSAQMVSYEVSMGLAVVAVLLLSGNVSLSSIVASQVATGWYFFPLLIGFFLFLVAAFAETNRLPFDLPEAESELIAGYHTEYSSMKFSMFFIAEYSNMTTASALLTTLFFGGWAVPFWTTVNTAPWHWWKTVITLVCFMIKTGFFLFLYMWIRWTLPRFRYDQLMSVGWKVMLPIALCYLVVMAGAILALDAAGIAPSARLGGFVPAYWAILGVLNIILAVLVFMVLDRGRLVSPASARVGPSELAELRAMATRRPAPVQGD
- a CDS encoding 2Fe-2S iron-sulfur cluster-binding protein; amino-acid sequence: MADAQQVSLTIEGRQVSVPAGTSILEAAKTVGVLIPHYCYHPGLSIVGNCRMCQVEVEKMPKLAPACQTAVAEGQVVHVYADRALKAREAVLEFLLINHPLDCPICDKSGECELQDYTYREGRAAGRLQDPKRFNPAEDFGGDVQYVTNRCILCTRCVRFMDEVAQDTALNVSERGDRAVIGKFEGRDLTHPWAANVIDLCPVGALLSKDFLNKSRAWELDRTPSVCPNCTQGCNTILETRDNMVVRMRPRSNLDVNHYYLCDEGRLDYRWMNRTDRLEAPLVRRGDRLAATDWDEALRAAALHLNGKRAFVLASPMLSNESLWVLSRIMKHGGGAGGFRVRREPEAPLPGVPDLARRAERAANVRAAELFGFAKSDTPLARMQEGDVLIVADHEVAAADAPALAKASAVIVIGTTMPELVSNAIVALPSTNVAEEDGTFTNLRGRVQQYRQARAAPGMSRPVWWSGGDLLVFLGERAGYYIASEAFAALAAQQPEFAGMSYESLGFKGQALAGQAVAAGGAAR